One Micromonospora craniellae genomic region harbors:
- a CDS encoding DUF397 domain-containing protein, with the protein MDLSGARWRKSTRSSGNGGACVEVADNLPGVVLVRDTKDRDGGTLHFNPENWQGFVNLAKQIGPVG; encoded by the coding sequence ATGGACCTGAGCGGCGCCCGGTGGCGCAAGAGCACCCGCAGTAGCGGCAACGGCGGCGCGTGCGTCGAGGTCGCCGACAACCTCCCCGGCGTCGTCCTGGTCCGTGACACCAAGGATCGCGACGGCGGCACCCTCCACTTCAACCCCGAGAACTGGCAGGGCTTCGTCAACCTGGCGAAGCAGATCGGCCCCGTGGGCTGA